CACTTTGCTGGACCAGAACTACTTCAGTTCAGCCAGTGCACCCCAGGGAGAGTGATGTCACTGTGGCGAATCACTTAACATGCATAACTGCATTTTCCAACTGTTCATTTATCCATTTAACCACTCAAACgccacattttcatttacatttcatccACATTAGTCATCCACATTTtatccacattatcatctagATTTTAGAAGTAAACAACGAGAGCAAAATAAACCTACTTTATggataaagtatttaaaaacattttatttctattacatCAACTTATTTAAAAGTCATTAATTGTTGgtataacagtgtaacagcACACCAGCCTACTGGCAAAAGtatgagaatgtgtgttttataaacattaaagcagagcataaaagcaaagagaaaggaAACAGAATTAATTGGACACGGCAAAGCTCTAATACTTAGAAAGCTTCCACCCATCTGGTCCTTTTAGCACCTCACCACCTCATCGAATGCAACTTTATAAGTGTTTGGTAAGTGATATAGTATCATTACTAGATTAGCAAAGGCTAATGGTTTGGTACTTCACATGCATCATCGACTAACAACTATTTGTTTACTGCTTATTACAGTTTATGACAAATTGTTCTGTCTGGCAATATGTACTTAGCAAATCATACATTGCATTTTTGGGTCTGATATTCtgatattctgttttattctaataatctattattattattattattattattattattattattattattattattattattattattattattaagagacCCAGCATTTTCTAATTAATCTAAATGACAGCTTTAGCTCAAAGAGGCCATAACTCCCACTGACATTCACTGAATATTTgcccaacatcaaagtttgtcttGACAAACTTTATTAACTTGTAAAGTATCATAGTGTTGGCAGTATCATAGTGTGAGTTTGTTAGAAGCGCAAGCATCAGGGTCAGTCACGTACTTTAATGTCTCAGGTGTACATCTACTGATACTAGTTAGGCCATTTCTCAATTCCAAAACATGCCAGTGGCACAATGAGTCCCTGTGCAAGCATCACATCATGGGTAATGGTCCTGCTCATATTGCCTATCCAGATAATGTGCCTGGAATATATGTGCATACTCCATCCCTCCATATGTCTGTACAACATATCCTATACAGGGTCACAGGAAGTTATCAATCCTTTATTAAATGATTATACATGCTGATAAGTAAATATCACATCGTATGTTGGTGAATATGATTTACATATTAAGTGTCCACACAGTGACGTCACAACTAGCCTACCTGGGTCAAGCCAAGCTCCGCCCTGGATCTAGTTTTCATTCTTTCACCCAaacactgtttttaaaaaaaaaaaaaaaaaaaaaaaaaaaaaaataaatttagtaAATGCAAGTGCTTTGAGTTTAGCAGCCTGTCAGGATTTAGGAATGGAAGCGCAGACGGTACGAAACAGAGTTTTTTTAGACAAGCCAGGAATGAAGAGGGAAAACGCGAGGCTGGGTTTGTGCGGCGCAGTGTTCATCATGCTGAAGTCTGCTCTTGGTGCAGGACTGCTCAACTTCCCCTGGGCTTTCTCCAGAGCTGGAGGAGTTCATGCTGCAGTCACAGTGGAGATGGTGAGTAGCAGTCTCTATTTAACCAAAAACATCCATCATCAGCTGGTGTCGGGAAACAAGGCGGTATTTAATAAGTTATGCGTTtagaataaaactttgtttttgtAGCAAGCTAATAAGTACCCACTAGTGTAACCTCAAAATTTTTCTAGTTCAGAAGTTAAACTAGAAAAACTGCAACACCAGCTACGTCCAAACCCCCAAAATAGGAAGTACGCAAACTACTGAAATACTAAATCATTATTACGTATGTGTAGATTCAGTAGGTCATGGTGCGGTTTTCTACTCCAGTTCTGGGATTATTGCACATCATCTGCAGCCCCTTGAACTGGAATATAAATCTCAACCCCATCATCACAGTCCTATAAACATAATCAAACTATACAAAGTAAACCACTGATTATTTAGTGAATTATAGGCCTACTGGTTTTATGGTTATTGAGAtttgtgttaaacatttttGATTCAGTCAAACAGGCCAGTTTGTAGAATAAGTTAGAAAGAATTTTgataattatttgatttttcataataaaagcttttatagaaaaatcttaaaaaaataaatacaatatcttaaaaaatgttattaaatatcACGGGAGCCCCCAGGGGTAAAAggtacacacaaaaatacaatagGTGTACACATGagttaaacatttttaacacaCAATCTTTTTAAAACACGCTATAGTATATGTTGATGTACTATATATGAATAACAAGATTATGCTTTTGTGGGGCTGGTTTGATAAAGTGTGTTGTCCAGAGTACTCCTCATTCCTGCCATTTTCCCTCTGCTAGTTTTCTCTCATATTCCTCGTTAGTGGACTGGTGGTCCTGGGCTACTCATCCTCCATCAGTGGCCAGAACACATATCAGGCTGTGGTGGGGCACATCTGTGGGCCTGCTATAGGCAAACTGTGTGAGCTCTGCTTTGTCTTCAATGTCTTCATGATCTGTGTGGCATATCTGGTTATACTGGCAGACCagcttaaaaaatgtaaataacctTTATTTCATTCATGTAGTTTTACCCAAGCTTCCCTAATGATCATTAATGGTGGAGTAAGTGATGTTTAGTTTGAAATCATTTTTGTAATAATTTCCTTACATTTCAGCAGCAGTGAATAATATATtctaatgaaagaaaatgaaataaaattttcttGTGAATTTAGGATGCCATTTTCCTGCACTAGGACCCAGAAGTAGATCTAGACTGCTCAGTATCTTTATAATAACATCTAAATTCTTATATTTACAAtcctgtttgtttaaatatgaCAGATTTGGTATGGGCAGCATTGATCATTCAGAGAGCATCTTTTTGGCATTCAGCTTCATCATAAGTTTTCTTAGCATCCTAGATATACAGTCTAAAGGGGAGCTCTGATGAAAATGAgtagtgtttatttaatataataatttgaaCATTGAGTATTATTTAACCTGTCATACGTACATGCTTAGTACTGATGATTGTAAGGCGTCCTTAATGGCTAATGTTTGTCCTTGTCTGTGTTGGTGGTGTGACAGTGAGTATTTCCATACATGAGCTAATCACAGGTTCAACTGGGAACGAGATGCCTTATCACTGGTACACAGATCAGAGGTTTATGCTTTTCCTTGTGTGTCTCATTTTGATTCTTCCTCTATCAATTCCAAAAGAGATTTGGATACAGAAGTATACCAGGTGAGATACTTTCATAGGATTTGTAAATAATTCCATATTATATTCAATTCCATATTATATTCAATATATAATGAAGAAGTGATTAGAACAGTGGATATGAATAACATTACACTTTTTTCTATTATTGGCTTTAatcagtaagtaagtaagcaaaGGCTGTTATCTGTCAATACTATGAATAAAGATGTATTACTATATTATTCagtaatacatactgtatgtatatactaTACAATTCAGTTATCAACTATAGTTATAGCATTTCTCACAGTGACttttaaagtaataatatactacttttttttacagactAATCTGTTACTTCACCAGTGTGTGCACTTACCACAATCTAGGCCTACAGCTACTGAGTTTGATAACCGACTAAACTATCTAGATTAGTTTTAGATGAATCAGTTAGTTACactaaaaacagcatttacagcatttcaaACAAGTTATGCTACTACAGAATTAACTACTGAAATTACAGTACAGAATTACTGAAAGTCATCAGAAAATctttcacacactcaatcaGTGTGATCAAATGACCACTGACCTGAATTACTAAGACTGGTTCTTCGTTTGGTTCTTTCAGTCCCATCAGGCCTTTTAATTCTGATCAGTCAAATTCAACATAAAAGCCAGTAAACACTGGCTGTGTCACTACCTGAAACACTCAAATGCTGTATTCACTttcctgtgtttctgcaaaGTGAGTCATTTTGGGTATATTGAATTTTCAGTGTTTCAGTGGAATCAGGGAATCGACTCTTTCTGTGATCGACTAAAGAGAATAAGAGAATCTACGGGAAAACTCTATGGACACGGAGAATATGTTCGAAACATCACATGGAAAATGATCTTGTAGGCTGATCATTTGCCACAACGCTCAGTCATGTTGTGTACTTTCAGACACAgacctgtaaaaataaaagcaaccaAAATTATGTTATACTGAATTGAAAGATATGCAAAAGTACGTAATAACATTGTTTATATATTGCGTCATGTCATTTCTTAAATATTTCTGTGTCAAACTTTTATTGTCCAATTGTAATGCTTTTTAtgttttgatgtgtttgtggatttttgcatgttttttgctAAAATGCAATAATTTCCCTTCATGTGTGCATATCTCGAATGTACATTTTGcagatattttttctttgtgttatgtCATGTGTAGCGCATTAGGCACTGTAGCTGCCACCTATTTGACTGTAGCCATTGTTATAAGATATTACACAAGAACAGTCCCTGAAGGTCACCTGTCCCCTTCATACAACAGTGGGCAagtatttgacctcatttccatTTCTTAATAAGACTTATGTAAGGATTATTTACTAGAAGATTATTGATTCTGTACTGTTGCATTGTTTCCCATTCCTAGGATGGACTTTTGGGCTTCCATGTTCAGCGTCATCCCCACAATCTGCTTTGGCTTTCAGGTAAATGTCTTATGTAATGACAGTAATGTAGTAGGAGTGCAATTTTTCATAATGCCATTATCTGAGCCTCTGCATTAGCATTTCAGTGTACATATGTCTTAACATATTGtggaaatgacaaataaagaatACTGTTTTCAATTTCACTTATTGCTTTCTGAGAAAACCAGTGCACAGTGGGTATAATAAAAGCTAAGACCTATGATCCCTCAACAATGTAATATTACAGTTGGCAGTATTTTGGCTTTTCACATATAAGACATGTAGAAGAAAGATTATCCTCTTTAATTTTAATCAGGTTAATAAGATGGACATTGATCATTatcaataatttaatttattaataattctattttattctcctCCATAGTAAGACTTTTAATTTTTACCAATAAATGAGCGTATATGGAGGAGTGCAGTGGCCTAGACAGCCCTGCTTTATTACTTTAATATGCAGTTGCTTTAGAGATCTAACGGGTTCCTAGTGGAATTACATACTCATCAgaatgttttagtgtttttattgaatgttttttgttaGTTTAGATGAATCTTCAGATAACAGGCTTTATATGAACAGCAGTGAATCCATAATCTCAGCGAAAATGATGGAATTATTAACAAtgtattgttattgtataaGAACTCTACAATGCTAGATTTGTTCTCCTTTATCCAGTGTCATGAGTGCAGCATTGCCATCTACAGCAGTTTGGAGAATAAAAAGCTTTCAAACTGGGTCGTAATCTCATTATGTTCTATGCTTATCTGCCTTGCTATCTACACTCTAACTGGTGAGGTTCAATCTTAAATTTTATTATGATTGCAGTTATTTTGCTGCCATTGTTTCCTTCATACAGAATATATACAATAGAATACAcactatctatctgtctgtctgtctatctatctatctgtctatctatctatctatatacatagagagagagagagagagcgtgcgtTTGGTGACATTTATGTATCGTTTATATTATTAGATCAATAGAATTTTATCACGTCATTTCTTTACAGTAAAgattacagttttattttaaaactattaATTCTTAGAATTCTTTgttgtattgtatattgtttttgtgtgcatgGTCTTATATTAAGAACATTTCTGTTTTGAATTGTTAGGTATCTATGGATATCTCACCTTTGGGAGGAACGTTGCTGCTGACGTTCTGATGTCATACAGTGGAGATGATGTTCTTATGATTATTGCAAGATTACTCTTTGGGGTTTCCATCATCACCATCTACCCCATTGCTCTTTTACTCGGAAGGtaacatatataaaatgtgCCATAATAGTGTTGTAGCTTTATCGTTTAATTGTAGCTATAACTGGGTACATCAATATCGTTTTTTAAGTTTGTTAACTGTTCTCTAAGTACCTTAATGACCAGGAATCACTGAGGTGGTACATCTCATATCCAAATACTATATTTTGACCACAtaacatgtaaaataatattaggCTCTGACCGTTTCAAATGGTCCTATATTTGTACAGTTGGTTACTTaaccattttaattaaaatctttGGAGTGCTTACCTCAACGTATTGGCATTTCAAAAccacaatatttttaaaaattaattggGTTTAACAATGacgaaacatttaaaaataaaaagtaaactaaactaaatatgACCTTTTATATACCTTTTATGAAAACATGTTTTATGCATTGATATCTATTTAAAACACTCAAAATAAGAATTGTACACATTCAATGTCACCACAAGCAGCATGTCAGCTTTTTCACCTCATGATTTACAGGTTGGTGATTCAGGATCCATTACTGCGTCACAGAGAGACTTATGAGACTTGCATCAGATTTGCTTTGACTGCAGTGTGGATCCTCATCACTCTCCTCATCGCTCTGTTCGTTCCAGACATCAGCAAAGTCATCAGCATTATTGGTGGCATTAGTGCATTCTTCATCTTCGTATTCCCAGGTTAGACTGCAAGCAGCAGGGTTTATACTGCACTCAATGCCTCATTCTGTGTGCTCTAGCTGAATAAGCAGTCTGATATTCTATAACATTACAGTGAAGCAGAGAACTGACACTTTGCTTATGCTTTGAGTCAGTTACTCCACCTGTATCAAAGAATGACTTATGAGACATTTCTTTTGGTTTATAGTGTACTGGTTACTTCTATTAATACTATTATCGTTAATACATTCCATCATCAGTTTTCATTTGTTCAGGATTGAAATGTTTTGATATTACATCAACATTATTGACTTTCTTACAGGACTTTGTTTAACATTTGCAATGCAATCTCAGCCAATGCCAGCAAGACTAAGGTGAGTGGTGAAAGACTGCCCTGGTTGGATTAATTCCAATTTCTTTACATATTGCAGTGTGCCAAAAAGCAAGTAACATATTCTCACTTATACTCTAGTGTActtacttgttttgtttttgcaggtgGATTTTAATTGCATGGGGAATGATCACAGTTTTATGTGGCACATTCATTTTTGGCCAGAGCACTTTCTTTGCCATTATGCAGGTCTTTCATAAGCTATGATTCTAGACAACTCTACCTCTAAGAGACTCTTCTGTTCTCAACTAAACATaacaaaagaatgaatgtaCCTCGAACCCATGAATATATTAATCTATTGATTTTTCCATTGATATATTGTCATCTTTACATATTTACAATCTGTTAAATAAACGTTAAGTTTCAGAGCCCCATAAACCTGACCAGGATTAACTATGATGCAGTCAGAGGGTCTTGGATACTAATAGGACTCCTAATATGActaaataaatgctttgttaAAAGCAGGTACACTTGAATGAGAGACTTTTTAAGCCTAAAGGTATAAGACTCAGACAACACTAGTTTTTGACTGTAAAACATAAATATGTGGTGTGCTAAACCCCATACTCTGGTTTCACTTGCAGGTgttcttatttttcatgaaaGGAACAAGTGTATCCTTGCTCATTAGTGCGATTATTTGATCAGCCAATTGTGACAGCAACACattgcataaaataaaattatgcagCTATAGGTCAAGAGTTTTACTTAttgtttacatcaaacatcagaatgtgaTCATAGTGAATGCAACCATGGTACAGTTGATGTATTTCCGGCTTTCAGTGACAGCAGACTATAGGATTTACACAGAATAATgcgaaaaaccaaacaaaacaaattccgTGAGTGGCAGTTCTGCAGGCGGGGATGTATTGTTGATCAGAGACGAATGGCCAAACTCATTTGAAATGACAGTAAGGCTACAGTAAAGCAAGTGACCGCTAGAAAGTGTCTCATTTCCGAATACTGAGGCAGACGAGCTATTTAATAGCAGATCATATTGAGTTCCCTGCCTTACAGCCTAGCACAGGAAAGATAGCTAAAAAATGGGAGCAGTGTGAAGTACTAAGTGTGCTTGAAATATGCTTGATGATTGTTACCTCAAACCATGCAACCtgcatattatttattaaaaaaaagaaaagcaatcaTCAAAATTAAGAATGAGCTAATGTGCAACTGAAATGAAATACTGAAATTGATTTCTTTCTGGTTCCAACATTTCCTTTTCATGAGGTAATGTCT
The DNA window shown above is from Tachysurus fulvidraco isolate hzauxx_2018 chromosome 13, HZAU_PFXX_2.0, whole genome shotgun sequence and carries:
- the slc38a8a gene encoding putative sodium-coupled neutral amino acid transporter 8a, with amino-acid sequence MEAQTVRNRVFLDKPGMKRENARLGLCGAVFIMLKSALGAGLLNFPWAFSRAGGVHAAVTVEMFSLIFLVSGLVVLGYSSSISGQNTYQAVVGHICGPAIGKLCELCFVFNVFMICVAYLVILADQLKKLSISIHELITGSTGNEMPYHWYTDQRFMLFLVCLILILPLSIPKEIWIQKYTSALGTVAATYLTVAIVIRYYTRTVPEGHLSPSYNSGMDFWASMFSVIPTICFGFQCHECSIAIYSSLENKKLSNWVVISLCSMLICLAIYTLTGIYGYLTFGRNVAADVLMSYSGDDVLMIIARLLFGVSIITIYPIALLLGRLVIQDPLLRHRETYETCIRFALTAVWILITLLIALFVPDISKVISIIGGISAFFIFVFPGLCLTFAMQSQPMPARLRWILIAWGMITVLCGTFIFGQSTFFAIMQVFHKL